Part of the Pseudomonas sp. P8_241 genome is shown below.
AAAGCCTTTCCTGGCAACCGCTTAATGATGATTTGCAACGTAGTTTCGCCGCTCGTCTGATCGCGCGTCGACTGCCCATCATTCTGATTTACTAAGTAACAGGTATCCCTCGACAACGTTGCGTCAACGGCAGGACGCACGAGACAAGCTTTTCAAGGATTTATCGCTCGATACGAGTGAGGTGCAGGGAGGCGGGAAGCCATGACCAGAGTCATTCTGGAGATCGATACGCAGCTGTATCGATTGCTGAAGTCATCAGCCGAGACCCACCATTTGAGTCTTGAGGAGGAGTGCTGCCAACGTTTGCGGGGCAGTGAGCATCGGTCGCATTACTTGCAGGCACTGGTGGCAGAATTGCGCGCCGAGGATGAACAGCGACGCGCCAATTCCCGGTGATTACTTTTTCTTCGACGGCGCTTTCGGGCAATCCGATTCCTGGTAGCTCGCAGAGCCGACCGCACGATTGGTTTTGACTTCGGTGAAGTCGTAACGCATGACCGCGCCCTTGGCCATCAACTTGCGGTAGGACGGGTTGTTGCAGACAGACGCGCCCAACTGGAAGTACACGGCTTTGGGATCGGCGCGCATTTTGTTGGCGTGACTGCTTTGTACGCTCAAGTGGTTGATCAATACATTGCCTTCGACTGTGTAGCCCTGATCGAGAATGTCTTCATTGATCGCCCGTGGAGTGCCGACGCTGCTTTGTGCGGCGACATTTCGCAGCTCTCTGTTCAGATTCTGCTCACTCAAGGACGCAGCTTGAGCGTTGAAGGACGACGCCAGCAGAATGGCAGCGGTGGGAACGATAAGGCGCAGCATGAAACTCTCCTGGGGCGGTGATGGCAGGTTTGACCCATCACGTGACTGTGCGTTCAGTGGCGGCGAATTATAGGAGAGCAGGCCCGGACGGTACAGGCTTGCGCTAACCGGTCTGGTAAACTGCCCGATCTATTTGCCCTGCCGAGTGTTTTTCGTGTCGATTTTCCTTTCCCTCCGGTACTGCCAGCGATGAGTCATGCCCCCAACGCCGTAGCCCGCCTGCGTGACCAGCGCGAAGAAGAGGGTATCAAGCCGATTCAGGCCCGTGGCTGGCGGGCACCGCGTTGCCATGACTGTCGGGTGATCCAGAGCCACTGCCTGTGCGCCTGGCGTCCCAAGGTCCAGACTCGCTCCGGTGTTTGCCTGATCATGACCAACAAGGAAGTCTTCAAGCCGAGTAATACCGGGTGGCTGATCGCCGATGTGGTCGCGGACAATCACGCATTCATCTGGTCGCGCACTGAAATCGATCCGCAATTGCTCGTGCTGTTGTCCGACCCGCAATGGCAGCCTTATCTGGTGTTCCCCGGCGAGTATGTTGCGCCGGAGCGCGTGACCAATAGCGTTGATGTCGACAGCGATAAACGACCGCTCTTCATCCTGCTGGATGCGACCTGGACCGAAGCCCGGAAGATTTTCCGAAAAAGTCCTTACTTCGATAACTTGCCGATTCTTAGCCTGCTGCCCGAAAAACTGTCCCGCTACCGGTTGCGTCGATCAACGCGCAGCGAGCACCTGTGCACGGCGGAAGTCGCGGCGTTGTGCCTTGATCTTGCGGGCGATACGGACGCAGCGTCGGCACTGGACGCTTACTTCGACGTGTTCAGCCAGCATTATCTCGATGCCAAGCATCAACTGGAAATGAACGTCTCGACTCCCGCACACGCCGAGTTGATGCCCTATGTTCAGCCGACAACGCCATCACCGGGCTGATTGTCGCGCATACTGCAATAAAGTGTACTGGCCATGCTGCTTGACCACCCCGGCTTCGCTGGGCATGCTTGGCGCCGATTAGGGTGCGACCAGAGTTTTCAGCGCCGCTATTAGCGTTGAGCGTGCCTTGTCAGTGCAGCTGTGTGGCTGTGCCTGGCGTTGCTTTGGCGAGGTCCGAATGCATCGGACGTCCCATGAAAAACAGGATCATTTGATAAATGGCCACATACGAAATCCTGATTGCCGATGACCACCCACTTTTTCGAAGTGCCTTGCACCAGGCGTTGACGTTGGGCCTTGGTCCGGATGTCCGACTGGTAGAAGTGGCGAGCATTGCCGAACTGGAAACCCGCCTCACCGAAAAAGCCGATTGGGATCTGGTGCTGCTGGATCTGAACATGCCGGGCGCCTACGGTTTTTCCGGGCTGGTTCTGTTGCGTGGGCAGTACCCGCAAATTCCGGTGGTCATGGTCTCGGCCCAGGAAGAAGCGACCATCATGGTCAAATCCCGTGAATTCGGGGCCAGCGGTTTTATCCCCAAGTCCAGCGATCTGGGTGTGATCCAGAAAGCCGTGCGTGCGGTGCTTGACGGTGATGTTTTCTGGCCTCCACAGGCGTTCGAATCGGTCAGTGTTTCCGATGAAGCCAAGGCTGCCAGTGAGGGACTCGCCAGCCTGACACCACAGCAATTCCGAGTGCTAACCATGGTCTGCGAAGGCTTGTTGAATAAACAGATTGCTTACGAATTGAGTGTTTCCGAGGCGACGATCAAGGCGCACGTGACCGCGATTTTCCGTAAGCTGAATGTACGGACCCGGACTCAGGCCGCGTTGCTCTTGCAACAACTTGAGTCAATTTCCAGCCATTGATGGTTGGCCGCTTCACGCTTTTTTGACTTTGGTTAATCTAGCTTTCCCACTTCTCTAAGTCAGTTGCCTACTCTATGTCACCTTTCAAAGGCCAGACCGGCCTTAAACGCATCCTCAACGCCTCCGGTTACTCGCTGGACGGCCTGCGCGCAGCCTTCACCGGTGAAGCCGCTTTTCGGCAGCTGGTGTTGCTCAACGTCATTCTGATTCCGTTGTCGTTCTTCCTCAGTGTCAGCCGGGTCGAGCAGGCATTGCTGATTGCGGTATGCCTGCTGGCGTTGATCGTCGAACTGCTCAACTCGGCCGTGGAAGCAGCCATCGACCGCATTTCCCTTGAGCTGCACCCGCTGTCCAAGAACGCCAAGGACATGGGCAGCGCCGCGCAATTCGTGGCGTTAACCATGATCGCCCTGGTGTGGGCCGTCATTCTGCTTTAAGCGATGTTGGGTAGCACGATCTCGTCGCTGCGCTGGACCCCGGCGGTGAAGGCGCGGCACAGATCGAGGAACTCGCGCATCGCCGAGGTCTGGTATTTCTGTTTGTGCCAGATGAAGTAAAACTGCCGCGACAGGTCCAGATCCGGCGTTTCCACCGCGACGAGACTGCCGCGGCGGAATGCATCGCGTAATGCCAGCCGCGATATACAGCCAATCCCCAGACCTGACTCCACCGCGCGCTTGATTGCCTCGGTGTGTTCCAGCTCCAGGCGGACATTCAACGAGCTGCGATGGTGGCGCATGGCCTGGTCGAAGGTCAGCCGTGTGCCTGAACCTTGCTCACGCAGGATCCACGCTTCGTGGCTCAATTCGTCCATGGTCGCGGAGCCACGCTTGGCCAACGGATGCTGCGGGGCGCAAAACACCACCAATTCGTCTTCAACCCAGCTCTGTACTTCGATGTCCGGGTGGCTGCAATCGCCTTCGATTAGACCCAGGTCAATTTCGTAGTGAGCCACTTGTTGCACGATATTGGCAGTGTTCTGTACGTGCAGCTTTACCTGGCTTTCCGGATGGCGCTGCATGAAGCTGCCGATCAGCAGGGTCGCCAGGTAGTTGCCGATGGTCAGCGTCGCGCCCACCGCTAGCGAGCCGAAACCCGATTTGCCATTGAGCAGGTCCTCGATTTCCTTGGCCTGGTCCAGCAGGGCGACAGCTTGCGGCAGCAGTTGCTTGCCCAGCGCATTGAGGCTCAGTCGTTTGCCGGCACGGTCGAACAACTGGCAGCTGCATTGGCGCTCCAGTTCGGTGATCGAGGTGCTCGCCGCCGATTGCGAGAGGTTGAGCAAGCCCGCAGCACGGGATACGCTTTCCTGCTGGGCAACGGCGACGAAGACTTGTAGTTGACGAAGAGTAAATCGCATATCGATATAACCGATAACCCTTATCTTAATAATCCAGTTAACAGATATTGTCGTCGCTATTAGAATGCGATGCAATTGCGCGCCGCAGCGCTCGTCCTAATGAGCTAGCGCAGACCTAATTTCCAGGAGTCCCACGTACATGAGCAACATGAACCACGAGCGTGTCCTCAGTGTTCATCACTGGAACGACACTCTGTTCAGCTTCAAGTGCACCCGCGATCCGGGCCTGCGCTTCGAGAACGGTCAGTTCGTGATGATCGGCCTGCAACAGCCCAATGGCCGCCCGCTTATGCGCGCTTACTCGATTGCCAGCCCGAACTGGGAAGAGCATCTCGAGTTCTTCAGCATCAAGGTGCCGGATGGTCCGCTGACTTCCCAGTTGCAGCACCTGAAGGAAGGCGACGAGATCATCATCAGCAAGAAGCCTACCGGCACGCTGGTGCTGGATGACTTGAAACCTGGCAAACATTTGTACCTGCTCAGCACCGGTACCGGTCTGGCGCCGTTCATGAGCGTCATCCAGGACCCGGAAACCTACGAGCGTTTCGAAAAAGTGATCCTGTGC
Proteins encoded:
- a CDS encoding LysR family transcriptional regulator, which gives rise to MRFTLRQLQVFVAVAQQESVSRAAGLLNLSQSAASTSITELERQCSCQLFDRAGKRLSLNALGKQLLPQAVALLDQAKEIEDLLNGKSGFGSLAVGATLTIGNYLATLLIGSFMQRHPESQVKLHVQNTANIVQQVAHYEIDLGLIEGDCSHPDIEVQSWVEDELVVFCAPQHPLAKRGSATMDELSHEAWILREQGSGTRLTFDQAMRHHRSSLNVRLELEHTEAIKRAVESGLGIGCISRLALRDAFRRGSLVAVETPDLDLSRQFYFIWHKQKYQTSAMREFLDLCRAFTAGVQRSDEIVLPNIA
- a CDS encoding tRNA-uridine aminocarboxypropyltransferase, which gives rise to MSHAPNAVARLRDQREEEGIKPIQARGWRAPRCHDCRVIQSHCLCAWRPKVQTRSGVCLIMTNKEVFKPSNTGWLIADVVADNHAFIWSRTEIDPQLLVLLSDPQWQPYLVFPGEYVAPERVTNSVDVDSDKRPLFILLDATWTEARKIFRKSPYFDNLPILSLLPEKLSRYRLRRSTRSEHLCTAEVAALCLDLAGDTDAASALDAYFDVFSQHYLDAKHQLEMNVSTPAHAELMPYVQPTTPSPG
- a CDS encoding diacylglycerol kinase — its product is MSPFKGQTGLKRILNASGYSLDGLRAAFTGEAAFRQLVLLNVILIPLSFFLSVSRVEQALLIAVCLLALIVELLNSAVEAAIDRISLELHPLSKNAKDMGSAAQFVALTMIALVWAVILL
- the erdR gene encoding response regulator transcription factor ErdR, producing MATYEILIADDHPLFRSALHQALTLGLGPDVRLVEVASIAELETRLTEKADWDLVLLDLNMPGAYGFSGLVLLRGQYPQIPVVMVSAQEEATIMVKSREFGASGFIPKSSDLGVIQKAVRAVLDGDVFWPPQAFESVSVSDEAKAASEGLASLTPQQFRVLTMVCEGLLNKQIAYELSVSEATIKAHVTAIFRKLNVRTRTQAALLLQQLESISSH
- a CDS encoding PA3611 family quorum-sensing-regulated virulence factor; protein product: MLRLIVPTAAILLASSFNAQAASLSEQNLNRELRNVAAQSSVGTPRAINEDILDQGYTVEGNVLINHLSVQSSHANKMRADPKAVYFQLGASVCNNPSYRKLMAKGAVMRYDFTEVKTNRAVGSASYQESDCPKAPSKKK
- the fpr gene encoding ferredoxin-NADP reductase, producing the protein MSNMNHERVLSVHHWNDTLFSFKCTRDPGLRFENGQFVMIGLQQPNGRPLMRAYSIASPNWEEHLEFFSIKVPDGPLTSQLQHLKEGDEIIISKKPTGTLVLDDLKPGKHLYLLSTGTGLAPFMSVIQDPETYERFEKVILCHGVRYVNEVAYREFITEHLPQNEFFGDALRDKLIYYPTVTREPFENEGRLTDLMRSGKLFSDIGLPPINPQDDRAMLCGSPSMLDETSEVLNSFGLKVSPRMREPGDYLIERAFVEK